One window from the genome of Glycine soja cultivar W05 chromosome 12, ASM419377v2, whole genome shotgun sequence encodes:
- the LOC114379067 gene encoding basic leucine zipper 61-like: MEQLPPKIPNMSPSWPDFSSHQQKMQLPPLNNNGTITNNYHQHNQNPSWVDEFLDFSSARRGVHRRSVSDSITYLDSPVKCGGNKNNNNNENEFDKFDDEQFMSMFTDEVVLSGVPLPPPTTLSSSNPSSPYDQNFINDEKEKKEEHHHHHQLKNEADEVESQCKQEIMQLPNDTNTCSSSERITDPKRVKRILANRQSAQRSRVRKLQYISELERSVTSLQAEVSVLSPRVAFLDHQRLLLNVDNSALKQRIAALAQDKIFKDAHQEALKREIERLRQVYYQQSLKKMENAAGSPLPSPKPICDAQTEKEAQLLNA; this comes from the exons aTGGAGCAATTACCTCCAAAGATCCCAAACATGTCACCAAGTTGGCCAGATTTCTCTTCACACCAACAGAAGATGCAATTGCCACCTCTTAATAACAACGGCACCATCACCAACAACTATCATCAGCACAATCAGAACCCTTCTTGGGTGGATGAGTTTCTCGACTTCTCCTCGGCCCGGCGCGGCGTTCACCGGCGGTCGGTGAGCGATTCCATCACCTACTTGGATTCACCAGTGAAGTGTGGAGGgaataaaaacaacaacaacaatgagaACGAGTTTGACAAGTTTGATGATGAACAATTCATGTCCATGTTCACGGATGAAGTAGTGCTCTCTGGGGTCCCCTTGCCACCACCAACCACCTTGTCCTCCTCTAACCCTTCAAGCCCTTACGATCAGAACTTCATCAATGatgagaaggagaagaaggaggagcaccaccaccaccaccaattgaaaaatgaagcaGATGAGGTTGAAAGCCAATGCAAACAGGAAATTATGCAGCTTCCAAATGACACCAATACTTGTTCTTCCAGCGAGAGAATTACTGACCCCAAGAGAGTCAAAAG AATCTTGGCTAATAGACAATCTGCACAAAGATCGCGAGTGAGGAAGCTGCAATACATATCAGAGCTTGAGCGAAGTGTAACTTCATTACAG GCCGAAGTTTCAGTGCTGTCTCCAAGGGTTGCATTTTTAGATCATCAACGATTGCTTCTAAATGTCGACAACAGTGCTCTCAAGCAAAGAATCGCTGCCCTTGCTCAAGACaagatctttaaagatg CTCATCAAGAGGCACTGAAGAGGGAGATAGAGAGACTTAGGCAAGTTTATTACCAACAAAGCCTCAAGAAGATGGAAAATGCTGCTGGGTCACCATTACCATCACCAAAGCCTATATGTGATGCTCAAACAGAAAAGGAAGCACAACTTCTCAACGCTTGA
- the LOC114378606 gene encoding PLASMODESMATA CALLOSE-BINDING PROTEIN 5-like: MSKREEFALWHFFFLLLLLWGFVGGDAPGREVWCVAKNNAEDTALQSAVEWACGAGGADCGAIQGGGPCFDPSSMQNTASYAFNDYFRKHAISEENCNFGNNAAITSFNPSFGNCKLPSSLLVNNGSFSGSVSSMGLMPGEETSGCGGVVWRWWLAPFIVTTHFLFMPVSISRIV, encoded by the exons ATGTCGAAGAGAGAAGAATTTGCTCTGTGgcacttcttttttcttcttcttcttctatggGGGTTTGTCGGCGGCGACGCGCCGGGGAGGGAGGTGTGGTGCGTGGCGAAGAACAACGCGGAGGACACGGCGCTGCAATCGGCGGTGGAGTGGGCTTGCGGCGCAGGCGGAGCCGATTGCGGAGCGATTCAGGGAGGAGGACCCTGCTTCGACCCTTCCAGTATGCAGAATACGGCGTCGTATGCTTTCAATGATTATTTCCGCAAACACGCTATCTCTGAAGAGAATTGCAACTTCGGCAACAACGCCGCCATTACCTCCTTCAACCCCA gtTTTGGTAATTGTAAGCTCCCTTCTAG TTTGTTAGTGAACAATGGGAGTTTCTCGGGATCGGTGTCTTCTATGGGATTGATGCCCGGGGAAGAAACGAGTGGGTGCGGTGGAGTTGTTTGGAGGTGGTGGCTTGCGCCATTTATTGTCACTACACATTTTTTGTTTATGCCAGTTTCAATTTCACGGATTGTTTAA
- the LOC114379661 gene encoding RING-H2 finger protein ATL40-like has translation MDYFDHDHDHDPFHDHDDFNRRILIMAIVSLSVVLVLVFALHLYARVFLRRQTRRRAAIYQLSLNVAQAHAEPHNNTGLNPALITTLPTFPFKQNQHHDSAECAVCLSVLEDGEHVRLLPNCKHSFHVSCIDTWLSSHSTCPICRTKAGPVQLEPVRLEPQPREGPTGLVLADVVAPTAPLLFENVEGTSDGANNNGSPKVSGSNSRLSSFRRILSRERSMRRILPSSHDDVEHDLERQ, from the coding sequence ATGGATTACTTCGACCATGATCATGATCATGACCCATTCCACGACCACGACGACTTCAACAGAAGGATACTCATCATGGCCATAGTTTCCTTATCAGTGGTCTTGGTTCTTGTCTTTGCACTTCACCTCTACGCAAGGGTTTTCCTCCGCCGCCAAACTCGCCGCAGAGCCGCCATATACCAACTGAGCCTCAACGTGGCACAAGCACACGCCGAGCCACACAACAACACAGGGCTGAACCCTGCCCTCATCACCACCCTTCCCACCTTCCCCTTCAAACAAAACCAACACCATGATTCTGCTGAGTGTGCCGTGTGCTTGAGCGTTCTAGAAGACGGAGAACACGTGAGGCTTCTTCCCAATTGCAAACACAGCTTCCACGTCAGCTGCATCGACACGTGGCTTTCTTCGCACTCCACGTGTCCCATTTGTCGGACCAAGGCCGGACCGGTCCAGCTCGAACCGGTCCGCCTCGAACCTCAGCCCCGTGAGGGCCCCACTGGCTTGGTTCTTGCTGATGTTGTTGCACCCACGGCTCCTCTATTGTTTGAAAACGTGGAAGGAACCTCGGATGGTGCTAATAATAATGGGTCACCTAAGGTTAGTGGTTCGAATTCGAGGTTGAGTTCGTTCAGAAGGATTCTCAGTAGGGAGAGATCGATGAGGAGGATTCTACCTTCTAGCCATGATGATGTTGAACATGACTTAGAGAGGCAGTGA